The segment CAGGCATGTCGATCAACTGTATTTTGTAAGCTTTTTGCTGTTCCTTTACCGTAGACAAACTCTCCACCTTCCAACCATACCTCCATGTCACATGTTGATGTATCAATGATAGCTACTGCCCCTCACATGATGATGTTCGGGTTGGCTGTTTATCTGTTGGGTCGGCATTCGGAGGCGTCACATTGAAGGGAAGAGAGGAAGATGGGGATGAACGGAACTCAGGCTGTGATCCAAGTTCGCAATCTTTCCAAATCCTACGGCAAAACTCGGGCGGTCGACGGCATTTCAATGGAAGTGTTCCAGGGAGAAATCTTCGGGGTCATCGGTGCCAACGGGGCCGGGAAGACTACCACCCTGGAGATGATCATGGGTTTAAGAGACCCTGATGGCGGAACCATCGAGGTGTTGGGGTTGGATGTCATGAAGAACCCTTCGGAGTTAAAACATCGAATTGGTATTCAACTGCAGGAAACCGCCCTCTATGATCGCATTAAAGTTCGGGAAGCCTTGGAGTTGTTCGGCTCCTACTATCGCAAGAACCGGGATCGCGAAGAGGTCATCGAAATGATGGGATTGAAGCCCTATCTCAATCAATATGTGAAGAAGCTGTCCGGAGGGTGGCAACAGCGCACGGCGTTGGCGCTGGCCATGATCAATGATCCGGAAGTCATCTTCCTGGATGAGCCCACCACCGGTCTCGATCCGCAAGCGAGAAATGAATTGTGGGAGATCATTCTTAAACTGAAAGAGGAAGGGAAAACCATCATCTTATCCACCCATTATATGGAGGAAGCACGCCGCTACTGTCATCGTGTCGCAGTCATCAGGCAGGGGAGAATCGTCGCTTGCGACACGCCGGAGGCGTTGATTGCCCGGCTGCCGGAAGGAAAGGAAACCATGGACGATGTCTATGTGGAGTTGGCCGTGGAGTCGAAAGGAGAGACGGCCTGATGCAAGCGCTGTGGATGCATACCCGGATGGAAGTCAAGCTGTTGTTCAGGGAAGTCATCGCAGTCTTTTTCACCTTTTTGTTGCCGGCGGTGGCCTTTGTGATCATGGGCAATATCTTTGGTGAGGAGGTCTACAGCACTGGAGATTACTTTGAGACCTATATTCCGGCCATGATCGGAATCGTCATCTTTGCCACCTGCTTTTTTGCCATCGGTATGCAAGTGGTGATTGACCGGGAAAAAGGGGTATACAAACGTCTCAAAGGAACTCCGATCAATCCCGCCTTTGTGATGTCGGCCTTGGTGATCAAAGGATTTATCGTTTTTGTGGGAACATTTGAAATTGTGGTGTTGGTGAAATTTGTTTTCGACGTGGATGTCAGCTCCACTCTGGTTCAATTTTTGGTGGCCGTATCCTGGTCCACCCTTTCCTTTCTCGGAATGGGCTTCTTGCTGGCCAGTGTGGCCCGGCGAATGCAGTCGGCCTTGGCCATCTCCCTCCTTCTCTTCTACCCGATGATGTTTCTGTCCGGCGCCTTTTTTCCACTGGATATGATGTCCGGATTCTGGCGGGATCTGACCCTCCTCAATCCCTTGTTCTACGCCATTGAAATGATGCAGTTGGGATGGAAGGGGGGGCACCTGTTCACCCGGGACGGGTGGATCGATACCCTGGTACTGGGAGGAATATTCGTGGTCAGTACAGGTTTTGGTTTCAAGTATTTCCGGTGGGAGTCGCACTGACGGAGAATGGATGAATGGCCGAAACCACCTCAGGAAGATGCAGGGGTGGTTGTTCTGGTTTGAGGGCTGTATGACGGTGTGATCTCATTTATTGAAATGGCTTGACATCAACGGTATGATGGGAAAGGAAGGAATCTGGGTTTTTCGACAGCAGACGAAGGAGGAAAACCGGATGGGAAAGAAAAAACAGGCCAATTCCGACCGGATGCAAACTTTGACCTTGGCTACCGTGATTATTCTCTTTCTCGGATTGGGTGTGTTTGCCTTGGTGAACAACATCATCGGCGGGGATGAAGAGAAGGGGGATGCCGGGCAGGAAGCTACGGTGGATGAGACGGTGTTTGCCTACGATCAACAGCCTGTTTTGGGGAACGGGGAGGCACCGGTCCGGATCGTGGAGTTTGGTGATTATAAATGTCCTACCTGTAAAAGGTTTGCCGATGAGATCTACCCCAAGCTGAAAAAGGACTACCTGGACAATGACAAAGCGGGTTTCTACTTCATCAACAACCCACTTCTCGGTGAAGACTCGATCACGGCGGGAATCGCGGGAGAAGCCGTCCATGAGCAAGATCCGGCGGCCTTCTGGAAGTTTCATGAAGCGATCTACGAGAACCAAGGGAACGAGAGAGAAACCTGGGCCACCAAGGATTTTCTGGTGAAAATGGCCAAGCAGGCGGCACCGGGAATCGACCACGACAAGCTGGAGAAGGCGATCGACAAGGAATCTTTCAAGCAACAAGTGGAACAAGACAGGGCGATTGCGATCCGGTCCGGAGTCAGTTCGGTGCCCTCTCTGTTTATCAATGGGAGGCCGGTGCCCCACAGCTTGGATTACGAAGGGATCAAACAGATGATCGAAGAAGAATTGAAAAAAGCGAAATAACCTTTCAAGGGAGAAGAGAGCTGTGTCCTGGGTCAAAACCTATAACCTCTACCTGGCATGGTTGGTGGCATTGATTGCTGTGGGTGGCAGTCTTTGGTTCAGTGAGGTGGCGGGATATGTTCCCTGTGAGTTGTGTTGGTATCAGCGGATCCTGATGTATCCCCTCGCGTTGATTCTGGGAATTGCCAGCTATCGCGGGGACCGGTCAGTCACATCTTACGCTTTGCCTTTCAGCATCATCGGTGCCGGTGTTTCACTCTATCATTATGCCCAACAGAAGGTGCCGGGGTTGGCCGAAGTGGCGGGATGTACCCAAGGGGTTCCCTGCAGCGGACAGTATATCAACTGGCTCGGTTTCATCACCATCCCGTTTTTGGCATTGACGGCGTTTATCCTGATTTTGTCTTTGTTGTGGATTGGACTTCCGAGAAGCGGACTACGGTGACCGGGTGCCTCCTTTTTGGGGCACCCTTTATTTTTTGCAGGCGGGATTGTTTACCAAGTTCTTGGAAATCGTTGAATATTGGAGAGCACTTTTGTTACATTGATTTTACAAAACCGGGAAATCAATTGAGGAAAAGTGTGCAAAGGAAAACTAGTATAAAGGAGAGGTCGCGGTGAGCGATGCATTACTCTTGTATGTATTACGTGTGATCGATCTGGACAGAAGTTTGACCTTTTACCGGGATATGCTGAGATTCAATCCCGTCTCATACGATCCTGAACAACGGACAGCCCGGCTGTTCACCCCGGATGGAGGAATCCTGTTTTTAACCACGGACCCGGATCTGGATGTGGCCGCTCTGCTGAGACAGGAGGAAGCCGGCGGGCCCGGGGAGACACCTGCGCCCATGGCTTCGGCGGAAGATGAGGAGGTCCCTCCACCGGAGAGGGAAGAGGAACCCGTCGATCCGATGGTGAGCCAGGAGTCTGAGCCGGAGTCATCCTCACCCTTTCACGAGATCCTGGAAGTGGACAAAGAGGAGGGACTCCATTTCCCCGGCGAGGATTTGATGGTTGCCCAAGAGCGGTTGGCTGCCTTTGGCATCCCGGACCTGCTGCTGGAGGAGACCCCCGGGGTGGAGCAAGTGCTCAAAATGGAGGACCCCGACGGGTACCGGGTGTGTCTTCATGAGAGTCTGCGCCTGACCGATGAAGAGGTGATCGCCCTCTATCACAAGGGGCCCGATTTACTGGAAGGGGCGATCCTGGGTTTGGAGGAGGAGGATCTGGATCTGAAAACACCGGAGGGAGAGTCCCTTCGGCAACTGATCCTGCAAATCGTCGACTTTGATTTGGAGATGATGCAACGGGTCAAATGGGCCATGGCCGAAAACGGTCGCTCCTACACCATTCCCCTCTATCCACCGGAGGAATGGGCGCAAGCACTTCAGTACGACAGCCGATCTGTTCAAGTGGAGGTTCAACTGTTCCGCCTGTTACGGGAGCACATCCTGCATCAGGTGGAAGCGGTTCCCGAAGCGATGGATCATCACTTGGTTTCTGAACAGGGGAGTGTGGAGGTGCGCACCATGCTCCAGGTGGTGGCGGAAACCGCCCGGGAGCAGATCCAGACGATCCTGAACGTCCGTCATCAATATGGGAAATAAGCATGCTACAAAACCCGGTCCGGGAGAGGCCGGGTTTTCATTTTTTATTCTCTTTCCGCAGTTGTCGGTTGACCGTTTCCCGGCTCATCCCCACCAGCTGACCGATCTCTTCCTGGGTCAGGAGTTGTTCCACCGGCTGTTCCCGGAAGTGGCGGGATAACCATTCGCGGAACAGGGGGATCCGGTCCCGGGTGGGGGCGGTGACAAAGGCCATCCGTTGTTGAACAAGCCGGAGCGTGTTCTGAAGGGAGAGAGCCACGTCCCGGTATTGGACCGGATCCCGCTCCAGACTTTCATACCAGGATTCGGCGGGGATGGGCTTCACTCGGCTGTCGGTGACGGCGATGCAAGTGGCGAAGTAGGGTTGCGGGCTGATCAGGGAGTGATGGGGGAACATCTCTCCCGGAACGAGCAGATTGAACAGGAGGGAGGAACCGTCGGGCCGGATCCGGACCACTTTGAGCAGTCCGCTTTCCAGCCGGTAAAGGTTGCCCATCTCCCCCTGGTGGAATAAGATTTCTCCCCGGTGCAGATGCAAATGGTTTCACCTCATTGTCAAAGTTGGTGTGCTTCAAATCACAGCGGGGAACATCCCCCTCGGTTATTGTTTGAGATGGAAGGGATGATTTCAATCAAACATAAGGGGGCGCAGATCATGCTGGATCCAAAAACAATGGAGATCATCAGGAACACCGCTCCGGTATTGAAAGAACAGGGTGCCATAATCACCCGTCAATTCTACCAACGGCTGTTTTCCCGCCACCCCGAATTGTACAACATTTTCAACCGTTCCAACCAGCGGGAAGGGAAACAACCCCAGGCACTTGCGGATACGGTGTACGCGGCGGCGGCCCATATCGACCGCTTGGAGGAGATTCTGCCGGTGGTGGAGCGGATTGCCCATAAACACCGGGCGCTGGGAGTCCGCCCGGAACATTACCCCATCGTTGGGGAGAATCTTCTGTGGGCGATCCGGGATGTGCTGGGAGAGGCGGCCACGTATGAGGTGATCGATGCCTGGGAAAAGGCCTACCACGCCATCGCCGACGTCTTCATCCAAGTGGAAGAGGGGATGTATGAAACCGCCCGCAAACAGCCCGGCGGCTGGGACGGGTTCCGGGAATTCACAGTGGTTCGCAAGGTGAAGGAGAGTGAAGTGATCACCTCCTTCTATCTCCAACCCAAAGATGGCGGGCCGCTGCCGCTTTTCCAACCCGGACAGTATATCACGGTCAGGGTCCGGATTCCGGGAGATAAGTATACCTCCCTCCGTCACTACACTCTTTCCGACTCTCCGGGCAAGGATACCTTCCGGATCAGCGTGAAGCGGGAGGATGGCGGGGAAGGAAAACCGGCGGGGGCCGTCTCCACCTATCTGCACCGGAACGTCCGGGAAGGGGATGTGGTGGAATTGACGGCACCGGCGGGAGACTTCACCCTCAAAACGGAGGGTACGGACCCGATCATTCTCCTGAGCGGGGGAGTGGGGTTGACTCCGATGATCAGCATGCTGACCACGTTGGCGGAGGGACGGGCGGATCGCGACGTCACTTATGTCCATGCCGCTCTCGACGGAGATGTCCATGCCATGGGGGATTACGTGGACGCGTTGGTGAAAGATCATCCCCGGTTCCGCTCCTTTGTCTGCTATGAACAGCCGACGGATCGGGATCGGTTGGAAGGTCGCTTTGACAAGGAAGGCTTTATCGACGGCCCCTGGTTGCAAAGCATTTTGCCTGACCAGCGGGGGGATTTTTACCTCTGCGGACCCCTTCCCTTCATGAAAGCGATGTACCGGCTGTTGAAGGAATGGGATGTGGAGGAAGACCGGATTCACTATGAAGTCTTCGGCCCCACCCGTCACTTGGATGAATCCCGGCAGGTGACCTCGGTGGCGGCGATCTGAATGATATTTGTGAACGAAAATATTCCACCCCGGCAGAGGCCGGGGTTTTTCAGTGCCCTGTTTCCTGAGGGGAAAAAGGAAAAGCATTGCGGTGCCGCGAACATACATAAGGTTGGATGACAGGGGAGGTACTGTGGGCATCCATACCACAATGGCCTTGTTTACACTTCGGGTCCCGGCGGGGTTCCTGGTAATATGGGAGGGCGTCGAAACGGTTGGATCCGTCTCATCACGATGCTCTCGGGTCTGCTGATCGTGATAATTTTTCATTTCGTCAGCCTGGTCAGGAAGCCACCCTGGTATGATTCATCGAAAAATTGCTTGAACAATCTTCAGAGGAGGGATTCACATGCCTGTTTCTCCCTTTCGGGAACGGATCACGACAGAAAAGGAACTTCGCGACCTGATGGGAGTTCCGGGTGAGCTGGTGGCGAAAAAGGCGATCGATCATCTGGACTCCCATTGCCGGGAGTTTATCGGTCGATCCCCCTTTCTGCTGGTGGCCACTGCCGACGCCACCGGTGCCTGTGATGTTTCACCCCGGGGGGATGCCGCCGGTTTTGTGCACATTGTGGATGATCGCCATCTGGTGGTGCCGGAGCGTCCCGGCAATCGTCGGATGGATTCTCTCCGAAATATTTTGTCCAACCCCCGGGTGGGACTGATCTTTTTGATCCCGGCGATGGAGGAGACGCTGCGGGTCAACGGGCGCGCCTGGATCCTCCGGGACCCGGAGTTGCTTCGCGAGATGGAAGTCAAGGGGAAAATCCCGAAGGTGGGGATCGGGGTGGAAGTGGAGGAGTGCTATCTCCATTGCGCCAAATCATTGAAACGCTCCCGCCTCTGGCAGCCCGACACCTGGCCGGACCCTGCCGATTTGCCTTCGGCGTCCCGGATCCTGGCCGACCATGTGAACCTGCCCGATGTCTCCCCGGAGAAGGTGGAAGAAAGTCTGCGGGAAAGTTACACCCAACGTCTGTACTAAAAAAAATCCTCCGAAATCGCTTCCGGAGGAACCCCCATTTTCTGCAATTGTCAACCATCCGTGGACCGGCGGTATCCCGGGTAGGGTGAGGGACGATAGTGTGGATGGTGAGGGTGGTAATGATGGTAATGATGGTACGGGTGGTAATGATGGTACGGATAATGATGGTACGGATAATGATGGTAGGGAGAATAGTAATGGGGGTAGTAGGGGTGCGACGGGTAATAGATCGGGTAGTGGTGAGAAATATCGGCACCGTACGCAAATCCGGGGGATGAGGCTGTCTGGGCTTCAGAGCAGGGAGACGGGTAGGCGGAAGTTTGCCAGCCTCCGTAGGGTGCAGGCTGGGGGACGGCTCCCGGTTGCTGCCAGTATCCCGGGTCATACCCATACTGATTGACTGAGGCATCAGGCCACCCGTTCCCATAGGGATCCCACCCGTTTTCCGATGACACTTTTTCCTGCCCGGTGGGGTTCTGGGCCTGATGCTCTCTTTCTTTTCTCTCCTGGTCCGCCACGTGATTCTCCTCCTTTGCACAAATAAAGGGTGTACAGTAGAAATGTATGTGAGAACAACCGGTTCTTGTTTGTCCCACTGGAAGTCGGCGGAGTTTTTCGATGTGCTGCTTTCATATCATAATTTTTGAGGAATGCAAGCCTGCCTATGGGAGGGAGATCATGCTGCTCACGATCACCACAGG is part of the Kroppenstedtia eburnea genome and harbors:
- a CDS encoding ABC transporter ATP-binding protein; this encodes MNGTQAVIQVRNLSKSYGKTRAVDGISMEVFQGEIFGVIGANGAGKTTTLEMIMGLRDPDGGTIEVLGLDVMKNPSELKHRIGIQLQETALYDRIKVREALELFGSYYRKNRDREEVIEMMGLKPYLNQYVKKLSGGWQQRTALALAMINDPEVIFLDEPTTGLDPQARNELWEIILKLKEEGKTIILSTHYMEEARRYCHRVAVIRQGRIVACDTPEALIARLPEGKETMDDVYVELAVESKGETA
- a CDS encoding ABC transporter permease, which translates into the protein MQALWMHTRMEVKLLFREVIAVFFTFLLPAVAFVIMGNIFGEEVYSTGDYFETYIPAMIGIVIFATCFFAIGMQVVIDREKGVYKRLKGTPINPAFVMSALVIKGFIVFVGTFEIVVLVKFVFDVDVSSTLVQFLVAVSWSTLSFLGMGFLLASVARRMQSALAISLLLFYPMMFLSGAFFPLDMMSGFWRDLTLLNPLFYAIEMMQLGWKGGHLFTRDGWIDTLVLGGIFVVSTGFGFKYFRWESH
- a CDS encoding DsbA family protein; translated protein: MGKKKQANSDRMQTLTLATVIILFLGLGVFALVNNIIGGDEEKGDAGQEATVDETVFAYDQQPVLGNGEAPVRIVEFGDYKCPTCKRFADEIYPKLKKDYLDNDKAGFYFINNPLLGEDSITAGIAGEAVHEQDPAAFWKFHEAIYENQGNERETWATKDFLVKMAKQAAPGIDHDKLEKAIDKESFKQQVEQDRAIAIRSGVSSVPSLFINGRPVPHSLDYEGIKQMIEEELKKAK
- a CDS encoding disulfide oxidoreductase, giving the protein MSWVKTYNLYLAWLVALIAVGGSLWFSEVAGYVPCELCWYQRILMYPLALILGIASYRGDRSVTSYALPFSIIGAGVSLYHYAQQKVPGLAEVAGCTQGVPCSGQYINWLGFITIPFLALTAFILILSLLWIGLPRSGLR
- a CDS encoding Crp/Fnr family transcriptional regulator gives rise to the protein MHLHRGEILFHQGEMGNLYRLESGLLKVVRIRPDGSSLLFNLLVPGEMFPHHSLISPQPYFATCIAVTDSRVKPIPAESWYESLERDPVQYRDVALSLQNTLRLVQQRMAFVTAPTRDRIPLFREWLSRHFREQPVEQLLTQEEIGQLVGMSRETVNRQLRKENKK
- the hmpA gene encoding NO-inducible flavohemoprotein, encoding MLDPKTMEIIRNTAPVLKEQGAIITRQFYQRLFSRHPELYNIFNRSNQREGKQPQALADTVYAAAAHIDRLEEILPVVERIAHKHRALGVRPEHYPIVGENLLWAIRDVLGEAATYEVIDAWEKAYHAIADVFIQVEEGMYETARKQPGGWDGFREFTVVRKVKESEVITSFYLQPKDGGPLPLFQPGQYITVRVRIPGDKYTSLRHYTLSDSPGKDTFRISVKREDGGEGKPAGAVSTYLHRNVREGDVVELTAPAGDFTLKTEGTDPIILLSGGVGLTPMISMLTTLAEGRADRDVTYVHAALDGDVHAMGDYVDALVKDHPRFRSFVCYEQPTDRDRLEGRFDKEGFIDGPWLQSILPDQRGDFYLCGPLPFMKAMYRLLKEWDVEEDRIHYEVFGPTRHLDESRQVTSVAAI
- a CDS encoding pyridoxamine 5'-phosphate oxidase family protein encodes the protein MPVSPFRERITTEKELRDLMGVPGELVAKKAIDHLDSHCREFIGRSPFLLVATADATGACDVSPRGDAAGFVHIVDDRHLVVPERPGNRRMDSLRNILSNPRVGLIFLIPAMEETLRVNGRAWILRDPELLREMEVKGKIPKVGIGVEVEECYLHCAKSLKRSRLWQPDTWPDPADLPSASRILADHVNLPDVSPEKVEESLRESYTQRLY